Genomic DNA from Sporosarcina sp. ANT_H38:
CTACCGTAAACGTTTCGTTGAAGTCTTCATTTTCAAGTCGCTCTACTTTCGGTTCAGATTTAACGATTTCACCTGATTTTTCCAGTATTTCAAATACCATATAAACCCTTGCCGCTTTCAACAAACAATCTTCTCGCAGTTTTACAATGATTTCAAACGCGCTGAAACCTTGTTCAAATGATTGACTAATAACAGTCATTTCGTAACCATCATAATTAAGAGCATCTTCTTGACTAGCTTTATCTTCTAGTACAACGGTAGCTGCAGTTTCAGCTTCAGCTACTCCCCCGCCTACTTCTATCCTGTTCAACGAGTCGACCAGTTCACGTACATCCTTTTTACCTGTTCCCCCAGAAGCTATATCCAGGACCATCTCCTCAAGATAGTCAACAGCTCGAAAAACGATATCTAAAATCTCAGTTGTGACACGAATTTTCGAATTACGGATCGCGTCCAATACATTCTCCATCATATGTGTAAGATCAGCGATGTCTTCATATCCCATTGTTGCAGACATCCCTTTCAACGTATGAGCCGATCGGAATACTTCATTTACAATCGCAAGATCTTGCGGGTTTTTCTCAAGTTCCAACAGATGCTCGTTACATGCTTGCAGATGCTCCTTACTCTCATCAATAAACATTTCCAAGTATTGATTCGTATCCATCGTGACGCCTCCTTTAAGACTTTATTATTCTCATAATAGTTTCTGATATGTCGTTTAAGTCCACGACTTCATCAGCAAAACCAGCTTCTTTTATTGCTTTTGGCATGCCATATACGACCGATGTCTTTGCCGATTCAGCAATGGTGATTGTTTTCCCATTTTTCCGAAGCACTTCCATGCCGCTTTTCCCGTCATGCCCCATACCTGTCATGATGACAGTCAAAAAGTTCAGTTCAGTATTTTCTGCAGCTGACTCGAGAAGAACATCCACGGAAGGTCGATGTCCCATACGCAAAGGATCTACTGCATCCAATTGTACACAGTAAGTCATGCCTTTTTTCATCATTTTAAGATGCTTGCCACCCGGCGCAATATAAGCAGTTCCGTTTTCTAGCAACTCGCCATCTTCTGCTTCTTTTACATGAATATCACAAAGACCATCCAGCCTATCTGCAAGGGATTTTGTAAAACCTGGAGGCATATGTTGAACAATAAGAATTGGAATACCGATTGAGGCGGGTAAACCGGTTAGTACCTCTTGCAGTGCCCTAGGACCCCCTGTCGATGTACCTATTATAACAAATGTTTTGCCAGTTTTGGAAATCTTATTTTTAGAGACGTTATGCATCTGTTTTTGTTTATTTGAAAAAGATGATAACTCCACCTTTTTCTCAACTTGACTGTCACGTGAATCCGAAATGATTAGCTTCGGCAAACGCCGATCAGCATATTTTTTAGTCAACGTAGACATCTGTACCCCCGAAGCAGCAATGACCTTTCCAAGGATTTCTTCCTTCACTTCGTGAAGGTTCAAGGATATGGCACCACCCGGCTTCGCAACGAAGTCAACTGCACCGTATTCCATAGCTAGAATCGTGTTTTCTGCACCTATTTTTGTTGTACTCGACAACATTACGATAGGCAGTGGATTGCAAGACATTATTTCTTTCAGCGCTTCAAGACCATTCATAATCGGCATTTCGATATCCATTGTTACGAAGTCTGGATTCAGCGATTTTACTTTTTCAACTGCCTCTTTGCCATTGCGAGCAGTCCCAATCACTTCAATTTCAGGATGTCCAGAGAGAAAATCGGATATGAGCTTACGCATAAACGCTGAATCGTCCACAACAAGCGCTTTTTTGCGATTGCCTATATTCAAATCATCCACGCCCTTTCGCAAAGATGCTCCTCAATTTCCCGAGGAAGCCTTCCCCTTGTTGATACTCCTCTTCAAAACTTGGCTTGACAAAAATCTCAGCAATCGCCATCATTCTTTTTGAAATAGGAGCGTTTGGAAATAATAGCAGAAATGGCTCCTGTGCAAGAACCGCTTTGTGAACTACTGGGTCTTCTGGCAAGAAACCAAGAATCTTAGTTTCTTTCCCCAGGAACTTTCGCATCGCATACTGAAGTCTCGTTACAGCATCATTACCATCATCCCCTTTTGAAACACGGTTGCCGACGATCCCGAATTCTTTGTCAGGGTCTTGCAGGCAAATAAACTTCATCATGGAGTAGGCATCTGTGATGGAAGTAGGCTCTGTCGTCGAAATGACGATGATTTCATCGACAGCGACAATCAATTCAATTGTACGTTGCGTTGCCCCCGCCCCCATATCAAACAAGATGAAATCATATGTTTGTTGTAGATGTTCAAACGCCTCTATCAACCTATCAAACATTTCTTTCGACCATTCCATTACCATATCTAGCCCAGAACCTCCGGAAATGAAGGACAAACCTCCAGGCGCTTCATTTACTACTTCATCTATTTCTTTTTCCCCTAGCAAATAGTCTTTCAAACTATTTCGCGGCGTCATTCCAAGAATAATATGAATATTGCCCATTCCGATGTCCATATCAATGATAATTACTTTCTTGTCTTTAGATAAAAGTGCGTGAGCAAAATTTGTCGAAAAATTGGATTTTCCAACACCACCTTTTCCACTGACAATAGCAATCGATTTTGATAGTTTTCCTTGGGATTTTAGCATCCTATGCCTAAGTGTTTCTGCCTGATCACGCATCATATACACCCTTTAGTAACAAGGTAATGAGTTTCATGCTATCCGCCTCGGTAATATCTTCTGGAACTTCCTGACCATCAGTGTAATATGCGGTACCAATACCATAGTCCTTCATCAAATTAAACATTGGACCGATTGATCCAGTTTCGTCCATTTTCGTGAAAATGAATTTTTCGACTGCAAATGATTTGAACTGTTCGACGATGACCCTCATATCTTCTTCTTTCGACGTAAGGGACAGCACTAGATACGATTCCATATCTAGAGAAAAATCAATTAGACGTGCCAAATCTTCTACGAACTTAGTCTCTTTATAATTTCGACCTGCCGTATCAATAAAAATCAGGTCCCGGTCAGCCAGTTTCTCGAGTGCTTTCTCGAAATCTGTACTATTATATGCAATTTCTACTGGGGCCTGTAACAAATTCGCATATGTACGAAGCTGCTCAATTGCTGCGATTCGGTATGTATCAGTTGTGATAAAACCGATTTTCTTCTTATTTTCAAGAAGTGCCCGTGCAGCAATCTTAGCAATGGTTGTGGTCTTTCCAACCCCTGTTGGCCCAAGAACGTTTATGAATTTTTTGTTGAAAGAAATTCCTCCAAACGGTAAATCTCCAATTTCTCTTTCAAGAAATTGCTTCACAATGACAAGTTGCTCTTCATTTGTAAAATATTTTTTCTCCGCTTTCATTCTATCGTAAAGATTCTCACCTAACTCGGTAATGAAATTTACGGACAATCCCTGTTTTTCAAGATGTGTAAGTAACGGTTTCATTTCATCAGGAAAACGGGAATGACTAGCGGCTTGCTGCATATCCTTCAACATCTTTTTCATTTCAGTCATTTCTTTTTTTAGTTCCATAGACGCACCGTCATCTTTTTCAGTGTGTGATGAAATTGGCAAAAAAACAGTTTCTTCTATTTTTGGAGCCGGTTCGTCAAACCCCGCAACAACTTCGACAACTTTCTTTTTAAATAAGCCGAGAAAACCTTTAGATTTAACAACATTCGAACTAAGAATAATCGCATCATCGCCAAAATCCATACGAACTTTTTTCATGGCATCTACCATTGATTCCGCGGTATACTTTTTCATTTTCATCAGATATCCACCACCCCAACACTTTGGACTTCAATTGAAGCTTCGAGCTCATTGTATGATAATACTGGGATTTGAGGGAAGTATCGTTCCGTTATTTGTCTCAAATACATGCGGATTGCCGGCGTACACAGAACAACCGGCGATTGGTCCATCAATGCAACACGTTCCACTTCCGCTGCAATCGCCTCGATAATGTCTTGTGAATGTTGCGGGTCGAGAGATAGATAATTCCCCTGCTCCGTTTGTTGAATATTATCGGCAATCATTTTCTCAACTTTACCAGTTACAGTCAGCACTTTAAGTGACTGACTAGCTGATGCGTACTGATTTGTAATTTGCCTTGCAAGAGCCTGTCTAACATATTCTGTTAAGACATCGACATCTGATGTATATTTAGAATAATCAGCAAGTGTTTCAAAGATTATTGGCAAGTTCCGTACCGAGACGTTCTCGTTAAGCAATTTTGCAAGTACTTTTTGAATTTCACCAATTGACAATGGTGTAGGCGTCAACTCATCGACAAGAATCGGGAATGTCTCACGCACATGATCGACAAGTTGTTTTGTTTCTTGACGGCCAATCAAATCCGCAGCATTTGCACGAATCACTTCTGTCATATGGGTTGAAACAACACTCGGCGGATCGACAACCGTGTAGCCGAGAATCTCGGCATCTTCTTTCACGTCTTCTGTTATCCATTTAGCAGGTAGCCCAAAAGATGGTTCTATCGTATCGATACCCTCGATCGAATCATCCCCGCCTGGACTCATTGCCAAGTAGTGATCAAGAAGTAATTCTCCTCTAGCTAATTCACTGCCCTTAATTTTGATTCTGTACTCATTCGGCTGTAGTTGGATATTATCCCTGATACGGACGACCGGAATAACAAGGCCCAACTCGATTGCCAATTGCCTACGGATCATGACGACTCGATCAAGGAGATCTCCTCCCTGTGTTGCATCAACGAGCGGAATAAGCCCATAACCGAATTCGAATTCAATAGGGTCTATATTTAGCAAATTGACGACATTCTCCGGACTCTTCATGCCCTCCGTTTCAAAATCTTCTTCCATCTCCAGTAATTCCTCAGGTTTTTCTGTGACTTTTTGAGACATTATATATGCCGCAACTGCAAGTGTAATCGCAATTGGAAGTGTAAATATATCACTAATAGGTGTTGCAAGACCTAGCAATAAAACAGTTACAGCAGCAACGTAAAGTAGTTTAGGCTGCCCCAAAAGTTGGCTAGTAATATCAGTACCAAGATTCCCCTTAGATGCGGCACGTGTCACAACAATACCTGTTGCAGTCGAAATGAGAAGTGCTGGTATTTGTGAAACGATACCGTCACCGACTGTCAATTCTGAGAACAGGATAGCCGCTTCCGCGAACGGAAGACCCATTTGAACAACCCCGATAATCATACCAACAAGTAAGTTGATAATAACGATAATAATACCGGCAATTGCATCCCCTTTGACGAATTTCGTTGCCCCGTCCATTGCACCGTAAAAGTCGGCTTCATTACTTACTTTTTCACGTCTCGCACGTGCTTCTGTTTCAGAAATCATACCAGCGTTCAAGTCAGCATCGATACTCATTTGTTTCCCCGGCATTGCATCGAGCGTGAAACGGGCTGCAACTTCGGACACCCGCTCCGCACCTTTTGTAATGACGATAAACTGAATAATGACTAGGATGATGAAAATAACAAGACCAACGACGATATTGCCTCCTGTAACGAAGGTCCCGAACGTTTCAACAACTCCACCCGCATCTCCGTTTGTTAAAATTGCCCGCGTAGTCGAAACATTAAGACCCAGACGGAAAAGTGTAAGTAGAAGTAATAAGGTAGGAAAAATTGAAAACTGTAACGCTTCCTGCATGTTCATGGCTGTTAAAAGAACTAAAAGTCCAAGCGTAATATTAATAATAATCAAGAAACTTAAAAGCCATGGTGGAAGCGGGATGACAAGCATCGCAACGATCATAATTACCGCCGCGAGTACTCCTATATCTCTGAATTGCATGTCATCCCTACTTTCTTGTATTTATCGAAATACGCCTCGGCGTATTTGCGTTCAAATTTTGCGTTGAATTCTGTACACATACGCAAGTATTTCAGCTATCGCTTTGAAGAACTCTTCTGGAATCCTGCCACCAATTTCAACATCATCATAGAGTGATCTAGCAAGTGGCCGATTTTCTACCATAACGATGTTATGCTCAGTGGCAATCAATTTAATTTTCTGAGCGACGAAATCGACGCCTTTTGCTACAACGATTGGCGCATCCATATCTCCGTCCTTATACTTCAATGCAATCGCATAATGGGTCGGATTTGTGATAACAACATCAGCATGAGGAACTTCCTGCATCATACGCCTCATCGACATTTCACGTTGTAGCTGCTTAATACGCGATTTTATCATCGGGTCCCCTTCAGAGTTTTTATGTTCAGTCTTAATATCCTGTTTGGACATTCGGAGATTTTTTTCATAGTCAAATTTCTGATACATAAAATCTAAAATAGATATGAACAACAAAACGAACGCCGCCGTTATTCCCATTAATGCGGCAAGTTGTCCAATAGTCGTTAATGTATCCCAAGGACTTTTAAAAGCCAGTCCAAGTACTTTGTCGATATTCGCCATAAGGATTAATGTTGTTGTAGTCCCTATAAACGAGATTTTCAGGATGGACTTCATTAATTCAATGATCGCACGAATAGAAAAAATGCGTTTAAGTCCTTTAATTGGATCTATTTTTTTCAAATCCATTTTCAAAGGTTCTCCAGTAAGTAGTAAACCGAACTGAAATATGTTTCCTCCTACTCCTGCAACAACTGCAACAAGCATAACTGGCAAAAGAAGAAATGCCATTTGAATTAAAACTTCGCCATAAATAAGCATTGCCTGGTCCTCGTCCATATTAGCTATTGGGATATATTCAGTAAATGCTTGATGGAAAAACACGAAAAATCGGTCCCTCATAAATCCTGCGGCAAAAAACAGGAACAGGAACACGGCGAGTAACAGAATTGCACTTGTAACATCTTGACTTTTTAAAACTTGGCCTTTCTTTCTGGAATCTTCCCGTTTTTTCGGAGTGGCTTTTTCAGTCTTTTCCCCTGAAAAAAATTGCAGATCCAGCCGCAACATCATACTAGCCACCTCCAAGAATTAACATCAAGTCCCTCATACTAATCATCATCACTTCAAACAATTTTTTCATCACTTGAACCATGACGCCCATCATAATAAACAGAACGATGAAGCTGACACCAATTTTGATTGGGAACCCGACAACAAAAATGTTTAGCTGCGGTACTGCTCTTGCAGTAATTCCAAGTGCTAGATCTACAAGGAATAATGTCGCAACAATTGGGATAGACATTTGAAAAGCAATTGCAAATGAGGTTGCAAATGTTCGAACGACGAAATCTATTAGTCGCTCTTGCCCGAAGGCTGGCCAAAGTTGATCTGCTGAGATGAATTGATAACTATAAAAAATACCATCCAACAGCATGTGATGGCCGTTTAAGGCGAGTAAAAGAAGAATTGCCAGCGAATTAAAAAATTGGCCAAGGAGTGGAGATTGCGCCCCTGTTTGCGGGTCAATGACGTTTGCAATAGCAAAACCCATTTGAAAATCAATAAAACCACCGGCAATCTGAATTGCTGACATCACGATAAATGCGATAATTCCAATGAATAATCCCGTTATAGCTTCTTTCACGATAAGTAAAAGATATGCCCCGTCAATTTCTAAATCTGGTACATCAACTGTATAGACAAGCATCCATGCCAACAAAGCACCAAAAATAATGCGTTGTGTAGTCGGGATTGCCCGGTATGAGAAAAGTGGAAGCGTTACAAAAAAAGCAGTAACACGAGTAAAGATAAGTAAGTATGCGGCGAATGAAGGTACTATTTCTTCCATTTAATCACCCGACAAACCGTCCAAGATTCTCAAAAATATCCGATGCATACGATGTGACTCTTGCCAGCATCCACGGACCAAAAAACACAATTCCTACCAGGACAGCCACTATCTTAGGCACGAACGCCAGTGTCTGTTCTTGAATTTGTGTGGTGGCTTGAAAAATACTGACGGCAAGTCCCGACACTAGCGCAAGAATGAGGAGTGGGCCTGAAGCCAAAAGAATGACCCAGATTGCACGCTCAGCTATCTCTACGACTAATTCCTGTGTCATTCAAAACCCCTCCTAAAAACTTTGCAACAATGATTTAATAATGAGATACCATCCATCCACTAAGACAAACAGCAATATTTTAAACGGTAATGAAATCATGACTGGCGGCAACATCATCATCCCCATTGACATAAGGATACTCGCAACAATCATGTCGATAACTAAAAATGGGATAAAAATCATAAAACCCATTTGAAAAGCTGTTTTAATTTCACTAAGTGCGAATGCGGGAACTAGCATCGTGAGTGAAATATCTTCAAGTGATTCAGGTCTATCTGCTTGGTTATAGCGAAGGAATAAATCTAAATCCTTCTGTCTAGTGTGTTTGCTCATGAACTCTTTTAACGGGATACTCGCCTGTTCATATGCTTCGTCCAGTGAAATCTCATCAGCAAATAATGGAGTAAGAGCCTTATCATTTACTTGCTGAAACGTTGGAGCCATAATGAAAAACGTTAAAAAGAGTGCTAGGCCGACAAGCACCTGGTTCGGAGGCATCTGCTGTGTCGCAAGTGCAGTTCTGACAAATGACAGAACGATGATAATCCTAGCAAAAGAAGTCATTAATATTAGAATAGCTGGTGCTAGAGACAAGACAGTCAGGATGAGCATCATTTTGATAGATGTTGATACATTTGCTGAATCACTGTCTGCAAAAAACTGGGCAAAATCATTCATCTCGGTTGCGCCCCTTTTCTGTCAACCGGCTGATATGCCGTTTCCTCTCTTCTTTCATCTCTTCTAGCCTTGATTGAAAAATAGTGCTGAAATCCGTTGACTCTTGCGTTTTCTCGTTCGAGTCGATTTTAGATTTACCCGTTACTTTAGCGAGAATTTTATTCAGCATCCCAGTTGCTAGTTCCGGACTATCACCCTCATAAAATTCTACTAGCTTGTCTATTTCATCGGGATCCGAAATCTCCTTCAACAGTCGTATATCGTCTCCAACCCCAATTAAGTAATAGGATTCTCCTATTACGACCAATTGGATTGATTTTTGTTGTCCAAGTGAAATACCACCCATATTTTTCATAAGACGATTTTTATCGTAGAGCTTATTTTTCCGATTAACTAATTTCAAGAGTCCGAACAATAACCCGACAACGAAAACTAAAGCGAATAACGTTTTTATATAGTCCCCCGCCGAAGAACCTACGTCTGCTTTGTCGGTCTGAAGATTAGCAGGTGGTGTTTCTGTTTCTGTTTCTGTTTCTGTTTCTGCCTTTTTTTCCGTTTTCGAATCAGTTTTCGATTCTTCATTAAACAAATCAGATACAGGTTTATTTAGATCGGAATCAGTGTCTGCAAAGACGGGTGCATATGGTAATTGGCTTACTATGAAGACGACTACAATGAGAGCCGACAAATACTTTTGTACAACCGAAAATTTCATCTTTCGATTATCCTAATGCTTTTTCAATTGCTTCAACAACACGATCTGCCTGGAACGGTTTGACGATAAAGTCTTTTGCGCCAGCTTGAATCGCATCGATTACCATTGCCTGCTGTCCCATTGCTGAACACATGATGATTTTTGCAGCAGCGTCTTTTTCTTTAATTGCTTTTAATGCTGCAATTCCATCCATTTCAGGCATTGTAATGTCCATCGTGACAAGATCTGGTTTTAATTCGAAATACTTTTCAATGGCTTGTACCCCATCTGCTGCTTCACCAACCACTTCGAAATTATTTTTCGTCAAAATATCTTTTATCATCATTCGCATGAAAGCTGCGTCATCTACTATTAATATACGTCTACTCATTGTTATTACCCCCGTTAAGTTATTTTAAATTGTTCAAGCGTTCTACCTGACTTAAAATATCTGTGATTCGTACTCCGAAGTTTTCGTCTATAACGACAACTTCTCCTTTGGCAATATGGCGGTTGTTTACTAAAATATCAACCGGTTCACCTGCAAGTTTGTCTAGTTCAATAATGGAACCACTCGACATTTCCAAAATTTCCTTAACGGAACGTTTTGTTCTTCCTAGTTCGACCGTTACTTGTAGCGGAATATCAAGGAGCATATTCAAGTTATTAGACTCGGACTTATTTAATGATGGACTTTCAAAGGTTGCAAACTGTGCCTGTTGGACTTGTACATGCGGTTGTTGCGAACGCATCTGCATCTGCTGTTGCTGCAGATCGGATTGTCCAAAGTGCGAGTCATACATCGGCTGTTGCATCCCTTGACCAAAATCATTTTGCCCGTACGGTTGCTGTGACACTTGTTGTTGTGACTGCTGTGGTACTCGAGCTGGTTGTTGGAGTTGTTTCGATGGAGCCATCTCAACAACTGCCGCCGCTTCATCTTCTGCGTCTCCCCCCATGAGAGAGGCCACTAATTTCTTCCCAAATCCTAGTGGAAGCAGCTGCATGATGTTTGAATCTATAAGTTCACCCACTTTAAGTGCAAATGATACTTTTATCAATAAATCATCCTGAGGTATAAGATTCCGGCCTTTATCTTCAAGGACATCCATCAAATCAATGGATGGAGGAGAAATATCGACCTTCTTATTGAATAAGGTCGACATTGAAGTTGCCGCGGAACCCATCATTTGATTCATCGCTTCCTGAACCGCACTCAAATGAATTTCACCAAGGTCCATATTCGGTTCTAAACCATCCCCGCCTAACATGAGGTCCGCAATTATTGCTGCATCACTTTGCTTAATAACGAGTAAGTTCATACCGCTAAGACCTACTGTATAGTCCACCTTAACAGCAACGTATGGATGGATAAATTCTTCTTCCAAAGTTTCCTTATCAACAACCGAAATAGTCGGTGTCGTTATTTCAACTTTTTGTCCGAGCAATGCAGACAATGCCGTTGCAGAACTGCCGAAAGAAATATTGCCGATTTCACCAAGCGCATCCTTTTCCATATCATCCAAGTAATCCGACGTAACTATTTGTTTGTTGGTGGAGTCCGCGGGCTCTTCACTCTGCAAAGGTTCTCCACGTAATAATGCTTCAATTTCTTCCTGTGAAAGGATATTATCACTCATCATCTTCATCCCCTCCGATCTTTGTATCAATTATCTGAACAGCCATTTGATTTCGCAAATGCCCCGGCTGTGCTGTGAATTTAGGTATATCACCGATTTTCACGATAAGTGGATCGTCAATTTTACGATCCAACTTAACGACATCCCCCACTTGAAGGTAAAGGAAATCCTCAATCGTCATATGCCCATTGCCAAGTTCTGCAATGACAGACAACGGTGCCTGTTTCAAGCGTTTTTCAAGAACTACACTTTGTTCAAGCGACGGTTCTTTCTTATTCGACTGCATCCAATAACGGACCGATAAGTTTGGAACAATTGGCTCTAGAACGACGTGTGGAATACAAATATTAATCATTCCACTTGATTCGCCAATAATAATATTGAACGAAATAACGACGACTGTTTCGTTAGGCGATATCATTTGAAGGAATTGAGGATTTACTTCAATCTCCGTCAGGAATGGATCGATATCAATTATTGTTGACCATGCTTCGCGTAAGTTGTCGAAAGAACGTTCAAATAAGTTTGTCATAATCTTCAATTCAATCTCAGTCAAACTATCGACTTTCCCTGGACTTTCTCCAACTCCACCCATCATGCGATCGAGCATCGTATAAGCAATGTTAGGATTCACTTCCATTAGGATATTACCATCCAACGGTGGAACCTCAAAAATATTAATTAATGTCATATT
This window encodes:
- a CDS encoding chemotaxis response regulator protein-glutamate methylesterase → MRKGVDDLNIGNRKKALVVDDSAFMRKLISDFLSGHPEIEVIGTARNGKEAVEKVKSLNPDFVTMDIEMPIMNGLEALKEIMSCNPLPIVMLSSTTKIGAENTILAMEYGAVDFVAKPGGAISLNLHEVKEEILGKVIAASGVQMSTLTKKYADRRLPKLIISDSRDSQVEKKVELSSFSNKQKQMHNVSKNKISKTGKTFVIIGTSTGGPRALQEVLTGLPASIGIPILIVQHMPPGFTKSLADRLDGLCDIHVKEAEDGELLENGTAYIAPGGKHLKMMKKGMTYCVQLDAVDPLRMGHRPSVDVLLESAAENTELNFLTVIMTGMGHDGKSGMEVLRKNGKTITIAESAKTSVVYGMPKAIKEAGFADEVVDLNDISETIMRIIKS
- a CDS encoding MinD/ParA family protein — encoded protein: MRDQAETLRHRMLKSQGKLSKSIAIVSGKGGVGKSNFSTNFAHALLSKDKKVIIIDMDIGMGNIHIILGMTPRNSLKDYLLGEKEIDEVVNEAPGGLSFISGGSGLDMVMEWSKEMFDRLIEAFEHLQQTYDFILFDMGAGATQRTIELIVAVDEIIVISTTEPTSITDAYSMMKFICLQDPDKEFGIVGNRVSKGDDGNDAVTRLQYAMRKFLGKETKILGFLPEDPVVHKAVLAQEPFLLLFPNAPISKRMMAIAEIFVKPSFEEEYQQGEGFLGKLRSIFAKGRG
- the flhF gene encoding flagellar biosynthesis protein FlhF, translating into MKMKKYTAESMVDAMKKVRMDFGDDAIILSSNVVKSKGFLGLFKKKVVEVVAGFDEPAPKIEETVFLPISSHTEKDDGASMELKKEMTEMKKMLKDMQQAASHSRFPDEMKPLLTHLEKQGLSVNFITELGENLYDRMKAEKKYFTNEEQLVIVKQFLEREIGDLPFGGISFNKKFINVLGPTGVGKTTTIAKIAARALLENKKKIGFITTDTYRIAAIEQLRTYANLLQAPVEIAYNSTDFEKALEKLADRDLIFIDTAGRNYKETKFVEDLARLIDFSLDMESYLVLSLTSKEEDMRVIVEQFKSFAVEKFIFTKMDETGSIGPMFNLMKDYGIGTAYYTDGQEVPEDITEADSMKLITLLLKGVYDA
- the flhA gene encoding flagellar biosynthesis protein FlhA; this translates as MQFRDIGVLAAVIMIVAMLVIPLPPWLLSFLIIINITLGLLVLLTAMNMQEALQFSIFPTLLLLLTLFRLGLNVSTTRAILTNGDAGGVVETFGTFVTGGNIVVGLVIFIILVIIQFIVITKGAERVSEVAARFTLDAMPGKQMSIDADLNAGMISETEARARREKVSNEADFYGAMDGATKFVKGDAIAGIIIVIINLLVGMIIGVVQMGLPFAEAAILFSELTVGDGIVSQIPALLISTATGIVVTRAASKGNLGTDITSQLLGQPKLLYVAAVTVLLLGLATPISDIFTLPIAITLAVAAYIMSQKVTEKPEELLEMEEDFETEGMKSPENVVNLLNIDPIEFEFGYGLIPLVDATQGGDLLDRVVMIRRQLAIELGLVIPVVRIRDNIQLQPNEYRIKIKGSELARGELLLDHYLAMSPGGDDSIEGIDTIEPSFGLPAKWITEDVKEDAEILGYTVVDPPSVVSTHMTEVIRANAADLIGRQETKQLVDHVRETFPILVDELTPTPLSIGEIQKVLAKLLNENVSVRNLPIIFETLADYSKYTSDVDVLTEYVRQALARQITNQYASASQSLKVLTVTGKVEKMIADNIQQTEQGNYLSLDPQHSQDIIEAIAAEVERVALMDQSPVVLCTPAIRMYLRQITERYFPQIPVLSYNELEASIEVQSVGVVDI
- the flhB gene encoding flagellar biosynthesis protein FlhB, translated to MMLRLDLQFFSGEKTEKATPKKREDSRKKGQVLKSQDVTSAILLLAVFLFLFFAAGFMRDRFFVFFHQAFTEYIPIANMDEDQAMLIYGEVLIQMAFLLLPVMLVAVVAGVGGNIFQFGLLLTGEPLKMDLKKIDPIKGLKRIFSIRAIIELMKSILKISFIGTTTTLILMANIDKVLGLAFKSPWDTLTTIGQLAALMGITAAFVLLFISILDFMYQKFDYEKNLRMSKQDIKTEHKNSEGDPMIKSRIKQLQREMSMRRMMQEVPHADVVITNPTHYAIALKYKDGDMDAPIVVAKGVDFVAQKIKLIATEHNIVMVENRPLARSLYDDVEIGGRIPEEFFKAIAEILAYVYRIQRKI
- the fliR gene encoding flagellar biosynthetic protein FliR; its protein translation is MEEIVPSFAAYLLIFTRVTAFFVTLPLFSYRAIPTTQRIIFGALLAWMLVYTVDVPDLEIDGAYLLLIVKEAITGLFIGIIAFIVMSAIQIAGGFIDFQMGFAIANVIDPQTGAQSPLLGQFFNSLAILLLLALNGHHMLLDGIFYSYQFISADQLWPAFGQERLIDFVVRTFATSFAIAFQMSIPIVATLFLVDLALGITARAVPQLNIFVVGFPIKIGVSFIVLFIMMGVMVQVMKKLFEVMMISMRDLMLILGGG
- the fliQ gene encoding flagellar biosynthesis protein FliQ: MTQELVVEIAERAIWVILLASGPLLILALVSGLAVSIFQATTQIQEQTLAFVPKIVAVLVGIVFFGPWMLARVTSYASDIFENLGRFVG
- the fliP gene encoding flagellar type III secretion system pore protein FliP (The bacterial flagellar biogenesis protein FliP forms a type III secretion system (T3SS)-type pore required for flagellar assembly.), which gives rise to MNDFAQFFADSDSANVSTSIKMMLILTVLSLAPAILILMTSFARIIIVLSFVRTALATQQMPPNQVLVGLALFLTFFIMAPTFQQVNDKALTPLFADEISLDEAYEQASIPLKEFMSKHTRQKDLDLFLRYNQADRPESLEDISLTMLVPAFALSEIKTAFQMGFMIFIPFLVIDMIVASILMSMGMMMLPPVMISLPFKILLFVLVDGWYLIIKSLLQSF
- a CDS encoding flagellar biosynthetic protein FliO, yielding MKFSVVQKYLSALIVVVFIVSQLPYAPVFADTDSDLNKPVSDLFNEESKTDSKTEKKAETETETETETPPANLQTDKADVGSSAGDYIKTLFALVFVVGLLFGLLKLVNRKNKLYDKNRLMKNMGGISLGQQKSIQLVVIGESYYLIGVGDDIRLLKEISDPDEIDKLVEFYEGDSPELATGMLNKILAKVTGKSKIDSNEKTQESTDFSTIFQSRLEEMKEERKRHISRLTEKGRNRDE
- a CDS encoding response regulator, whose protein sequence is MSRRILIVDDAAFMRMMIKDILTKNNFEVVGEAADGVQAIEKYFELKPDLVTMDITMPEMDGIAALKAIKEKDAAAKIIMCSAMGQQAMVIDAIQAGAKDFIVKPFQADRVVEAIEKALG
- the fliY gene encoding flagellar motor switch phosphatase FliY, whose product is MSDNILSQEEIEALLRGEPLQSEEPADSTNKQIVTSDYLDDMEKDALGEIGNISFGSSATALSALLGQKVEITTPTISVVDKETLEEEFIHPYVAVKVDYTVGLSGMNLLVIKQSDAAIIADLMLGGDGLEPNMDLGEIHLSAVQEAMNQMMGSAATSMSTLFNKKVDISPPSIDLMDVLEDKGRNLIPQDDLLIKVSFALKVGELIDSNIMQLLPLGFGKKLVASLMGGDAEDEAAAVVEMAPSKQLQQPARVPQQSQQQVSQQPYGQNDFGQGMQQPMYDSHFGQSDLQQQQMQMRSQQPHVQVQQAQFATFESPSLNKSESNNLNMLLDIPLQVTVELGRTKRSVKEILEMSSGSIIELDKLAGEPVDILVNNRHIAKGEVVVIDENFGVRITDILSQVERLNNLK